A window from Verrucomicrobiota bacterium encodes these proteins:
- a CDS encoding DUF1501 domain-containing protein — MQSRLADSARCDGVSRRDFLHLGVLSSFGLSLPDLFRLQAAQHSPKPQVRSTSCILIWLDGGPSHLEMFDLKPDAPVEVRGEFKPIGTSVPGVRICEHLPRTAMLMHEVALIRSLTHELGNHDTGSHYLLTGHRPTPVVEYPSLGSIVARETGFGAALPPFVAIPEPVAALRAGYLPASFGPFAVGGDPSKPDFRVRDLEPPAGVSFDRVEHRRAMQQALDGFSRHVEEGAATRSRDTFYEQAFRLLTSPQAKAAFDLNAEKPGARERYGRSRLGTGCLLARRLVESGARFVSVVDTGWDMHQQIFKAMPDALFPGSGKLPALDRAYSSLLADLRERGLLDSTLVVLMGEFGRTPKLNSLGGRDHWPRAGFVCLAGGGVKGGQVIGATDAYGEVPAERPVRPEDLAFTILKLLGVDPAKEYQTSAGRPLRILGEGSFVSELV; from the coding sequence ATTCAGAGCAGGCTCGCGGATTCCGCCCGCTGTGACGGCGTTTCGCGCCGGGACTTTCTCCACCTCGGCGTGCTCAGTTCGTTCGGGCTGAGCTTGCCGGACTTGTTCCGACTTCAAGCCGCGCAGCATTCGCCGAAGCCGCAGGTGCGCTCGACATCGTGCATCCTCATCTGGCTCGATGGCGGGCCGAGTCATCTCGAGATGTTCGATCTCAAGCCCGACGCGCCGGTCGAGGTCCGCGGAGAATTCAAGCCCATCGGCACGAGCGTGCCGGGCGTGCGCATCTGCGAGCATCTGCCGCGCACGGCAATGTTGATGCACGAGGTCGCGCTGATCCGATCGCTGACGCACGAGCTTGGCAACCACGACACCGGCAGTCACTACCTGCTCACCGGCCATCGGCCAACGCCCGTGGTCGAGTATCCGAGCCTCGGCAGCATCGTCGCCCGCGAGACGGGCTTTGGCGCGGCGCTGCCGCCGTTCGTTGCGATTCCCGAGCCGGTGGCGGCATTGCGCGCGGGTTATTTGCCGGCGTCGTTCGGGCCGTTCGCGGTCGGCGGCGACCCGTCGAAGCCCGACTTCCGCGTGCGCGATCTCGAACCGCCCGCTGGCGTGAGCTTCGATCGCGTCGAACATCGCCGCGCGATGCAGCAGGCGCTCGACGGCTTCTCGCGCCACGTCGAGGAAGGCGCCGCGACAAGGAGCCGCGACACGTTTTACGAGCAGGCGTTTCGATTGCTCACGTCGCCGCAGGCGAAGGCGGCGTTCGACTTGAACGCGGAAAAACCCGGCGCGCGCGAACGTTACGGGCGGTCGCGACTTGGCACGGGCTGTCTGCTTGCGCGGCGGCTTGTCGAGTCGGGCGCGAGGTTCGTGTCCGTGGTGGACACGGGCTGGGACATGCACCAGCAGATTTTCAAGGCGATGCCCGACGCGCTTTTCCCCGGCAGCGGCAAGCTGCCCGCGCTCGACCGCGCTTACTCGTCGCTTCTCGCTGATTTGCGCGAGCGCGGACTGCTTGACTCCACGCTCGTGGTGCTGATGGGTGAATTCGGCCGCACGCCGAAGCTCAACTCGCTCGGCGGCCGCGATCATTGGCCGCGCGCGGGCTTCGTGTGCCTCGCGGGCGGCGGCGTCAAGGGCGGGCAGGTCATCGGCGCCACGGACGCATACGGTGAAGTGCCAGCAGAACGGCCGGTGCGACCGGAGGACCTCGCGTTCACGATCCTGAAACTGCTGGGCGTGGACCCGGCGAAGGAATACCAGACGAGCGCGGGACGGCCGCTGAGAATCCTGGGCGAGGGAAGTTTCGTCTCGGAACTCGTGTGA
- a CDS encoding WD40 repeat domain-containing protein: MRGSRPDGARFQRVANPFGARFITTILLLGCAITSQSFAAPGTPVTALAFSPDGESVVASAHKSIVVRAVKDGKVHRSIGCEFPRVSSLAFDRDGSLLAVAGGTPGERGSMTLLDWKSSKVLARLDGFDDLVTSVAFSPDNARVAVASADHSAKVARLEGRSLKAGFALAGHSGPVLGVAFSTDGTMIVTASGDRTVRVWDGRDGKLLRTFSHHTATVHAVAFRPPAPAGAAGVAAFCATASDDKTVRVWQPDIGRMVRIIRGHEGPVHSLAWSPDGARLFTAGSDGMVRAFDGGSDQRLQEWRASDDWIYSVAVHAKADTMATGDWSGSVRLWSILEGAAKRVW, from the coding sequence ATGCGCGGCTCGAGACCGGACGGCGCGAGATTTCAGCGGGTGGCGAATCCGTTCGGCGCGCGTTTCATCACCACAATCCTCCTTCTTGGCTGTGCAATCACATCGCAGTCGTTCGCTGCGCCGGGAACTCCGGTCACCGCGCTCGCGTTCTCGCCGGATGGAGAAAGCGTCGTCGCATCAGCACACAAGTCCATCGTGGTGCGCGCGGTGAAGGACGGGAAAGTGCATCGCTCGATCGGCTGCGAGTTTCCGAGAGTGTCGTCGCTTGCGTTCGACCGCGACGGTTCGTTGCTCGCCGTGGCGGGCGGGACTCCCGGCGAGCGCGGTTCGATGACTCTGCTGGACTGGAAGAGTTCGAAGGTGCTTGCGCGACTCGATGGCTTCGATGACCTCGTGACGAGCGTCGCGTTCTCGCCGGACAACGCGCGGGTGGCAGTCGCGAGCGCGGACCATTCTGCGAAAGTCGCTCGGCTCGAAGGCCGGTCGCTCAAGGCCGGCTTCGCGCTCGCGGGTCACTCCGGACCGGTGCTTGGCGTGGCGTTCAGCACGGACGGGACGATGATCGTGACGGCGAGCGGGGACCGCACGGTGCGCGTGTGGGATGGGCGCGATGGGAAGTTGCTGCGGACGTTCAGCCATCACACGGCGACGGTTCACGCAGTGGCGTTCCGTCCGCCCGCGCCCGCCGGCGCGGCTGGAGTCGCGGCGTTCTGCGCGACGGCGAGCGATGACAAAACGGTGCGCGTCTGGCAGCCGGACATCGGGCGCATGGTGCGCATCATCCGCGGTCACGAAGGTCCGGTGCACTCGCTCGCGTGGAGCCCCGACGGCGCGAGGTTGTTCACCGCGGGCAGCGACGGGATGGTTCGCGCCTTCGACGGCGGGAGCGACCAACGCTTGCAAGAGTGGCGCGCGAGCGACGATTGGATTTACTCCGTGGCAGTGCACGCGAAGGCCGACACGATGGCCACGGGCGACTGGAGCGGCAGCGTGCGGCTGTGGTCAATCTTGGAGGGCGCGGCGAAACGCGTGTGGTGA
- a CDS encoding zinc ribbon domain-containing protein, with amino-acid sequence MSDEVQFTCACGVCSGHISFPPDYAGTAVTCPHCSEATMLPTLDQLAPAEALQPAEPEPAPEPEPPAQPRRAEARPVPRAQARAAASAYKAAAARAKLEPAKGPAKQPPPKKPAGQRPLPVLDDPLQDELTRMANTVRCSECGAKIEKGSRVCPKCGAVLSTAVKFVRRFGGLVMLGLAAWLLVTWPYQWPAFLAKHALRPPEVRIQAEVLKFGIQNEADNNLRFVRGVVTNHAPVQLFDVKLEFTLVDRNNGTLSTIAMDQIKVLEPRKTWNFKALVLDPDAVSVKTNQITWIR; translated from the coding sequence ATGAGCGACGAAGTCCAATTCACGTGTGCCTGCGGCGTTTGCTCGGGGCACATTTCCTTTCCGCCGGATTACGCCGGGACGGCCGTGACGTGCCCGCATTGCAGCGAGGCGACGATGTTGCCGACACTCGACCAACTGGCGCCCGCCGAGGCGCTGCAACCGGCCGAACCCGAACCCGCCCCCGAGCCGGAGCCTCCAGCGCAGCCGCGCCGCGCCGAGGCCAGGCCCGTTCCCCGCGCGCAAGCTCGAGCCGCGGCTTCCGCCTACAAGGCTGCCGCCGCGCGTGCGAAACTGGAACCCGCGAAGGGGCCGGCGAAGCAACCACCTCCGAAGAAACCGGCCGGGCAACGGCCGCTGCCCGTTCTGGACGATCCGTTGCAGGATGAACTCACGCGGATGGCAAACACCGTGCGTTGTTCCGAGTGCGGCGCAAAGATCGAGAAGGGTTCGAGGGTCTGTCCGAAGTGCGGCGCGGTGCTCTCAACGGCCGTGAAGTTTGTGCGCCGGTTCGGCGGCCTCGTGATGCTCGGGCTGGCCGCGTGGCTTCTCGTGACGTGGCCTTACCAGTGGCCCGCGTTCCTCGCCAAGCACGCGTTGCGCCCCCCCGAGGTGCGCATCCAGGCGGAAGTGCTCAAGTTCGGGATCCAAAACGAGGCCGACAACAACCTGCGATTTGTTCGCGGCGTGGTGACGAACCACGCGCCCGTCCAGTTGTTCGACGTGAAGCTGGAGTTCACACTCGTGGACCGCAACAACGGGACGCTGAGCACGATCGCGATGGACCAGATCAAAGTGCTTGAGCCACGCAAGACTTGGAACTTCAAGGCGCTCGTGCTCGATCCTGACGCCGTGTCGGTGAAGACCAACCAGATCACGTGGATCCGGTGA
- a CDS encoding GTP-binding protein, whose product MKDTAPVPVTVLTGFLGAGKTTLLNHILTQPHGRKCAVIINEFGAVSIDHQLVVNADEEIVELNNGCLCCRMRGDLVKSIAGLFQRQKRFDYILVETTGLADPSPIAHTFFLPELAGKLRLDAIVTVADAKHLEKELADAPEASAQIAFADVVLLNKTDLVSATDLDRVESRIRRMNRLARLHRTRDSRVELEKILGIQARELAAPIEVEEAEHRHDHHGHTSECAPDCDHDHGPGGHHHEPGGHEHAHDDKVTSFLIAEERALDLKRTEKWLSELLVGKGGDLYRSKGILHIKGQPKRVVFQGVQMMFDAKPERFWNPDEKRKSQVVFIGKELDEAAIRAGFAGCLAE is encoded by the coding sequence ATGAAAGACACGGCACCGGTCCCGGTCACAGTGCTCACAGGCTTCCTCGGCGCGGGGAAGACGACGCTGCTCAATCACATTCTCACCCAGCCGCACGGTCGCAAGTGCGCGGTCATCATCAATGAGTTCGGAGCCGTTTCGATCGACCACCAGCTCGTGGTGAACGCAGACGAGGAGATCGTGGAGTTGAACAACGGCTGCCTGTGCTGCCGCATGCGCGGCGATTTGGTGAAGAGCATCGCCGGACTTTTCCAAAGGCAAAAGCGGTTCGATTACATCCTCGTCGAGACGACCGGGCTGGCGGACCCAAGTCCGATCGCGCATACGTTTTTCCTTCCCGAGCTCGCGGGCAAGCTGCGGCTCGACGCGATCGTGACGGTGGCGGACGCGAAGCATCTCGAAAAGGAACTCGCCGACGCGCCGGAGGCGTCGGCGCAGATTGCGTTTGCCGACGTGGTGCTGCTGAACAAGACGGATCTGGTATCCGCCACGGACCTGGATCGCGTCGAGTCGCGCATCCGCCGGATGAACCGGCTTGCCCGGTTGCACCGCACGCGGGACTCGCGCGTGGAACTCGAAAAGATCCTCGGCATCCAGGCGCGCGAACTGGCGGCGCCGATCGAAGTCGAGGAGGCGGAACACCGGCACGATCACCACGGGCACACGTCGGAATGCGCCCCAGACTGCGATCACGACCACGGCCCTGGCGGACATCACCACGAGCCCGGTGGGCATGAACACGCGCACGACGATAAGGTGACGTCATTCCTCATCGCCGAGGAACGCGCATTGGACTTGAAGCGGACGGAAAAGTGGCTCTCGGAACTGCTCGTGGGCAAGGGCGGCGACCTTTACCGCTCGAAAGGCATCCTGCACATCAAGGGACAGCCCAAGCGCGTCGTCTTCCAGGGCGTGCAGATGATGTTCGATGCGAAGCCGGAGCGATTCTGGAATCCCGACGAGAAGCGAAAGAGCCAGGTCGTGTTCATCGGGAAGGAACTCGACGAGGCGGCGATCCGGGCGGGATTCGCCGGCTGTCTGGCGGAGTGA
- a CDS encoding zinc ribbon domain-containing protein, translating to MPLYEYELCDGTCAACGGRFTLRRPLDAAPLEKCPACRKPVRKIISSFNTPKIIKPASISDAKKAGFTVLKRTGKGEYEKQ from the coding sequence ATGCCCCTCTACGAATACGAACTGTGCGACGGCACGTGCGCGGCGTGCGGCGGGCGCTTCACGCTGCGACGCCCGCTGGATGCCGCGCCGTTGGAGAAGTGCCCGGCCTGCCGCAAGCCCGTTCGGAAAATCATCTCCAGCTTCAACACGCCGAAGATCATCAAGCCCGCGTCCATCTCGGACGCCAAGAAGGCGGGGTTCACCGTGCTCAAGCGCACGGGCAAGGGGGAATACGAGAAGCAGTAG